The nucleotide sequence GCACCGGCGCTTCATGCGCGAGGGTCACGCGCGCTGTCGCTGCAGCGCGCGTCCCAGCCGCGCCGCGGCCTCAGTGAGCTGGTCCTGAGAAGTGTCCCCGAAGGCGAGTCGCAGATGGCGTGCAGCATCCGTCCCGGGTCCTGAGGGGAAGAAGGCGCCGCGCTGATATTCGACGCCCTCGGCGCTCGCGTCGGCGGCGAGGCGGTCGGCGTCGACGCTCGCATCACGCAGCCGCGGCCACAGGAACAGGCCGCCGCCGGGCACCTCGACGTCGAAGGCACCGGGCGCCTCCCGATCGATCGCCTCCGCGAGCGTGCGGGCACGCGACGCGTACGTCGCCCGCGCGCGGTCGAGGGTCCGATCGAAGAGGCCGGGATCCTGCGTCAGCAGCTCGGCCACGACGGCCTGCACGAACGTGGACGAGTGCGAGTCCTGACGGCTCCGCAGCGCGACGATGTCGGGCGTCAGCGACTCCGGCAGCACGAGCCATCCCAGCCGCAGTCCGGGGCCGAGGGTCTTCGTGAATGTGTTGATGTGAATGACGCGCTCGGAGTGGTTGAACGGCTCCTCCTTCGGCGCCCGACCGCTGAACCGCAGCTCACGATAGGGGTTGTCGGCGAACACGACGAAGCCGTAGTGCTCCGCGAGCCGCACCAGCTCGCGGCGGCCCTCGAGCGGCAGCGATCCCTGCGTCGGGTTGTGGAAGTCGGGCACCGTGTACAGCGCCGCCGGACGCGCGCCGCCCTTCAGGAGCCCGCTCAGCTCCTCGATGTCGATGCCGTGCGCACCCACCCGCACCGGAAGCGTGCGCCCAGCCGACAGCTCGAGGCCCCGCAGGAACAGCGGGAAGATCGGGTTGTCGACCGCCACGAGGTCGCCGCGCTCGACGGTCGTCTGGATCGCGAGCGCGAGCCCGTGGAAGCCGCCGTTGGTCACGACGATGCGCGAGACCGGCACGCCCTCGCGGGCCGCGATCCACTCCCGCAGCGCCGGAATACCCTCCGTCCGCGAGTACTGCAGTGCCGGCAGTCCGGGTTGTGACAGCACACGAGCGGTCGCCTCGGCGAGCTCGCGCGCGGGCAGCACGGCGGGATCCGGGATGCCGCCGAGCAGCTCGATCGCATCGGCTCGGCGCTCGCGGAGCGTCTGGTCGCCGAAGCCCTTCGGAGCGGTGAACGCGCTCACCAGCGCGGTGCGGCGATCGAGTGCGGGCAGCGTGTCGAGGGTCATTCCAGACTCCAGTTCTCAGGCGGTGCGAGCGAGTTCGGTGGGGATGCGCGATTCCGGACGCGGGATCGCCGACAGCAGGGTCTTCGTGTACTCGTCCTGCGGGTCGGAGAAGACCCGCTCGACGGGGCCGCTCTCGACGACTCGGCCGCTGCGCAGCACCGAGATCGAGTCGGCGACCTGCCGCACGAGCGCGAGGTCGTGCGAGACGAAGAGGTACGTGAGCCCGCGCTCGGCCTGCAGCGTCAGCAGCACATCGAGGATGTCGGCCTGCACGCTGACGTCCAGGGCGCTCGTCGGCTCGTCGAGCACGATGACGTCGGGCTCGAGCACGAGCGCGCGCGCGATGGCGACGCGCTGCCGCTGACCACCCGACAGCTCGGCGGGCCGGCGCCGGGCGTGGGCGGGCGTCAGGCCGACGGCGGCGAGCGTCTCCGACACGCGGGCGGCCCGTTCGCGACGCGCGCCGACGCGATACCGATCGAGCGGCTCGCGCGCGATGGCGCCGACGCGCCACGCGGGGTCGAGCGAGGTGAACGGGTTCTGGTACACGAGCTGCAGATGACGACGGATGCCGCGGACCGCCTCCGCGCTGCGATCGACGACCGAGTCCCCGTCGACGAGAAGCGCGCCGTCATCCGGCCGCTCGAGGCCGAGGAGGGT is from Microbacterium sp. LWH3-1.2 and encodes:
- a CDS encoding PLP-dependent aminotransferase family protein — protein: MTLDTLPALDRRTALVSAFTAPKGFGDQTLRERRADAIELLGGIPDPAVLPARELAEATARVLSQPGLPALQYSRTEGIPALREWIAAREGVPVSRIVVTNGGFHGLALAIQTTVERGDLVAVDNPIFPLFLRGLELSAGRTLPVRVGAHGIDIEELSGLLKGGARPAALYTVPDFHNPTQGSLPLEGRRELVRLAEHYGFVVFADNPYRELRFSGRAPKEEPFNHSERVIHINTFTKTLGPGLRLGWLVLPESLTPDIVALRSRQDSHSSTFVQAVVAELLTQDPGLFDRTLDRARATYASRARTLAEAIDREAPGAFDVEVPGGGLFLWPRLRDASVDADRLAADASAEGVEYQRGAFFPSGPGTDAARHLRLAFGDTSQDQLTEAAARLGRALQRQRA